Proteins encoded in a region of the Candidatus Nanopelagicales bacterium genome:
- the hypF gene encoding carbamoyltransferase HypF: MTDGVGTDTSTPTRFQVEVRGTVQGVGFRPFVYLLAGELGLDGWVRNVDGRVEIQVDGPRARLDEFVVRLRSDAPPVARVETIGVAHLPATPAPANSGFVILESASDTPGGQRWFPPDIAVCDNCAAEMLDPDDRRHRYPFINCTNCGPRATIIDDLPYDRRYTVMRAFPLCQACRREYEDPTDRRFHAEPIACPDCGPQLAYRPSADANIQFTAESALAAAIADLASGRIVAVKGLGGYQLACDATDEDAVRRLRERKHRWAKPLAVMTPDLAAAEDLAHVSDPELELVTSSARPIVLMEAKAGSHLAAAVCAGNPRVGLFLPYTPMHHLLVGGFGRPVVLTSGNLSDEPIAIDDSDALLRLGQIADSFLTNNRQIRARYDDSVTRVVRGSRAIIRRARGYAPTPMALPFPAREPLLATGAHLKHTFALALGDRAWIGPHTGDLEDAATHDAFTWNLNHLARLQALEPVVVAHDLHPGYLSTQYAVANFSQEQRIGIQHHHAHVAACAAEHGLRDEVIGVAFDGIGLGDDATLWGGEILIADLLDYSRFARFGLAPMPGGDAAVRKPYRMALGYLFGAEGPNAGEAGLSAQVRDQASPFLDGLDPREVEIVRTQVARGLNAPLTSSAGRLFDAASSLLGLCDVAAFEAQAAIELETAADQRESGELPWELRRCDGLWVYDPRPTLAALITGRADSINIGALAARFHNTVIAVTTALCLEARKERGLNTVCLSGGVLQNQWLAARLPASLEGEGFEVYMGEEIPVNDGGISYGQAAIAAARLQGR, encoded by the coding sequence ATGACAGACGGCGTTGGCACGGATACGTCCACGCCGACTCGATTTCAGGTCGAGGTGCGGGGAACCGTTCAAGGCGTGGGATTCCGGCCGTTCGTTTACCTGCTGGCTGGAGAACTCGGCCTTGACGGCTGGGTGCGCAATGTGGATGGCCGTGTCGAGATTCAGGTCGACGGTCCGCGAGCCAGGCTCGATGAGTTCGTGGTCCGCCTCCGAAGCGACGCGCCCCCCGTTGCCAGGGTGGAGACCATCGGCGTAGCCCATCTTCCCGCCACCCCTGCCCCCGCGAACTCTGGCTTCGTCATCCTCGAAAGCGCCAGCGATACCCCAGGCGGGCAGCGGTGGTTCCCGCCGGACATCGCGGTCTGCGACAACTGCGCCGCCGAGATGCTCGACCCCGACGACCGTCGCCACAGGTACCCGTTCATCAACTGCACGAACTGCGGGCCGCGGGCGACCATCATCGACGACCTTCCGTACGACCGCCGCTACACGGTGATGCGCGCGTTTCCGCTGTGCCAAGCGTGCCGGAGGGAGTACGAGGATCCCACCGATAGGCGGTTCCACGCCGAGCCGATCGCGTGCCCAGACTGCGGCCCTCAGCTCGCCTACCGACCCAGCGCCGACGCCAACATCCAGTTCACGGCCGAATCGGCCCTCGCTGCGGCCATCGCGGACCTGGCCTCCGGGCGAATCGTGGCAGTGAAGGGCTTGGGTGGCTATCAGCTCGCGTGCGACGCGACAGACGAGGATGCGGTGCGGCGGCTGAGGGAACGCAAGCACCGTTGGGCCAAGCCACTCGCGGTCATGACGCCTGATCTGGCCGCTGCCGAGGACCTCGCGCACGTCTCGGATCCTGAGCTTGAACTGGTCACGTCGTCCGCCAGACCGATCGTGCTGATGGAGGCGAAGGCCGGGTCACACCTCGCCGCCGCGGTCTGTGCGGGCAACCCACGAGTCGGCCTGTTCCTGCCCTACACACCCATGCACCATCTCCTCGTGGGCGGCTTCGGTCGGCCGGTTGTGCTGACCAGCGGGAACCTATCCGACGAGCCGATCGCGATCGACGACTCTGATGCGCTGCTGCGTCTGGGGCAGATCGCTGACAGCTTCCTGACGAACAACCGCCAGATCCGCGCGCGCTACGACGACTCGGTAACACGTGTGGTGCGAGGCAGCCGCGCGATCATCCGCCGCGCCCGGGGCTACGCGCCAACACCCATGGCCCTGCCCTTCCCCGCACGGGAGCCCCTGCTGGCCACGGGCGCTCATCTGAAGCACACGTTCGCGCTCGCCCTAGGGGATCGCGCCTGGATCGGCCCACACACCGGTGATCTGGAGGACGCTGCCACGCACGATGCCTTCACGTGGAACCTGAACCACCTCGCGCGTTTGCAGGCTCTGGAGCCCGTCGTCGTCGCCCACGACCTGCACCCCGGCTACCTGTCAACCCAGTACGCGGTGGCCAACTTCAGCCAGGAGCAGCGCATCGGAATCCAGCACCACCACGCGCATGTCGCCGCATGCGCCGCCGAGCACGGGCTACGCGACGAGGTCATCGGAGTCGCGTTCGACGGCATCGGCCTGGGGGACGACGCCACGCTGTGGGGCGGGGAGATCCTGATCGCGGATCTGCTCGACTACTCTCGCTTCGCCCGCTTCGGGCTGGCCCCCATGCCCGGCGGCGACGCGGCGGTGCGCAAGCCATACCGGATGGCGCTGGGCTACCTCTTCGGCGCGGAAGGGCCCAATGCCGGGGAGGCGGGGCTGTCGGCCCAGGTGCGCGACCAAGCTTCCCCATTCCTCGACGGGCTCGACCCGCGCGAGGTCGAGATAGTCCGAACCCAGGTCGCCCGCGGTCTGAACGCTCCGCTGACCTCAAGCGCGGGCCGGTTGTTCGACGCCGCCTCGAGTCTGCTCGGCCTTTGCGACGTCGCCGCCTTCGAGGCGCAGGCCGCGATCGAACTGGAGACGGCAGCCGACCAACGGGAGTCCGGGGAACTGCCCTGGGAACTGCGCCGCTGCGACGGGCTTTGGGTCTATGACCCCCGCCCGACTCTCGCCGCGCTGATCACCGGCAGGGCCGATTCGATCAACATCGGGGCGCTGGCCGCCCGGTTCCACAACACTGTTATCGCGGTGACGACAGCCCTGTGCTTGGAAGCTCGGAAGGAGCGCGGCTTGAACACGGTGTGCCTCTCAGGCGGTGTCCTGCAAAACCAGTGGCTCGCTGCTAGGCTGCCCGCTTCGCTGGAGGGCGAAGGCTTCGAGGTCTACATGGGCGAGGAGATCCCGGTGAACGACGGCGGAATCAGCTACGGCCAAGCAGCGATCGCGGCTGCTCGGCTCCAGGGAAGGTGA
- the hypD gene encoding hydrogenase formation protein HypD, protein MKFISEYRDPKLAKALVAEIHETVTRQWSLMEVCGGQTNTIIRQGIDELLPEKVRLIHGPGCPVCVTPLEQIDRALAIAGLPDVIFTSYGDMLRVPGSETDLLSLRAQGADVRFVYSPLDAVKLAAANPQHQVVFFGVGFETTAPANAMAILHAEALGLDNFSMLISHVLVPPALAAVLQSPACTVQGFLAAGHVCTVMGMGEYEPIASKYKVPIVVTGFEPLDILEGILMVVRQLEEGRFEVENQYARSVRRDGNRPAQDTIQRVFEVGERTWRGIGTIPDSGLHISPAYQGFDAETRFAVRDITAREHPDCIAGDILQGAKLPTDCAAYGTLCDPETPLGAPMVSAEGTCAAYFAARREAVPSP, encoded by the coding sequence ATGAAGTTCATCAGTGAGTACCGGGACCCGAAACTGGCCAAGGCCCTCGTCGCGGAAATCCACGAGACAGTCACGCGCCAGTGGAGCCTGATGGAGGTGTGCGGGGGGCAGACCAACACGATCATCCGCCAGGGCATTGACGAACTGCTTCCCGAGAAGGTCCGCCTCATCCACGGACCAGGTTGCCCGGTGTGTGTCACGCCGCTTGAGCAAATCGACCGCGCATTGGCCATCGCCGGACTCCCTGACGTGATCTTCACTAGCTACGGGGACATGCTGCGCGTGCCCGGTTCCGAGACGGACCTGCTCTCCTTGCGGGCACAGGGCGCCGACGTCAGGTTCGTCTACTCCCCGCTGGACGCGGTCAAGCTCGCGGCGGCGAACCCGCAGCACCAGGTCGTCTTCTTCGGCGTCGGATTCGAGACGACGGCGCCGGCAAACGCCATGGCGATCCTGCACGCCGAGGCGCTCGGCCTGGACAACTTCTCGATGCTCATCAGCCACGTGCTCGTGCCACCCGCCCTCGCGGCTGTCCTGCAGTCGCCCGCGTGCACGGTGCAGGGGTTCCTCGCCGCTGGGCACGTCTGCACAGTGATGGGCATGGGCGAATACGAGCCCATCGCGTCGAAGTACAAGGTCCCGATCGTTGTCACGGGCTTTGAGCCGCTCGACATCCTCGAGGGGATCCTGATGGTCGTGCGCCAGCTTGAAGAAGGCCGCTTCGAGGTCGAGAACCAGTACGCACGCTCAGTCCGCCGCGACGGCAACCGTCCCGCCCAGGACACAATCCAGCGGGTGTTCGAGGTGGGCGAGAGGACTTGGCGCGGAATCGGGACGATTCCGGATTCAGGGCTGCACATCTCCCCGGCGTATCAGGGGTTCGACGCCGAGACTCGCTTCGCCGTGCGTGACATCACAGCCCGGGAACACCCCGACTGCATAGCCGGCGACATCCTGCAGGGCGCGAAGCTGCCCACCGATTGCGCCGCGTATGGCACGTTGTGCGATCCGGAGACACCGCTGGGCGCCCCGATGGTGTCCGCCGAGGGAACCTGCGCTGCCTACTTCGCAGCCCGACGAGAGGCGGTGCCGTCACCATGA
- a CDS encoding HypC/HybG/HupF family hydrogenase formation chaperone: MCLGIPGRILEVEGAEEFRTASVDFGGVRRQVCLAFVPEAEVGEYVIVHVGFAISRVDEAEAMQTLAIIQEMSDLYEQELAATAESEHGRELKDSPR; this comes from the coding sequence ATGTGTCTAGGTATCCCAGGGCGGATTCTCGAAGTCGAGGGGGCCGAGGAGTTCCGTACCGCCAGCGTTGACTTCGGGGGTGTGCGGCGACAGGTGTGCCTGGCGTTCGTTCCCGAAGCTGAGGTCGGCGAATACGTGATAGTCCACGTCGGATTCGCGATCAGCCGCGTGGACGAAGCTGAAGCGATGCAGACCCTCGCCATCATCCAGGAGATGAGCGATCTGTACGAACAGGAACTCGCCGCGACCGCGGAATCGGAGCACGGCCGCGAGTTGAAGGACTCCCCCCGATGA
- a CDS encoding nucleotidyltransferase domain-containing protein, which yields MNPDLVGRKSEIETLCRRYRVRRLELFGSATTDRYRPGDSDLDFLVEFEPLPVGAYADTYFGLLEALELLFGVPADLVVGSAIRNPFFRQSVDQTKALLYAA from the coding sequence ATGAATCCGGATCTGGTGGGTCGCAAGTCCGAAATCGAGACCCTGTGCCGACGCTACCGCGTTCGCCGACTGGAGTTGTTCGGCTCGGCCACCACCGACCGCTACCGCCCGGGTGACAGCGACCTCGACTTCCTGGTTGAGTTCGAACCATTGCCTGTCGGCGCCTACGCCGACACGTACTTCGGCCTGCTCGAAGCGCTGGAACTACTTTTCGGTGTCCCGGCGGATCTCGTCGTGGGCTCGGCCATCAGAAACCCCTTCTTCCGTCAGTCGGTAGACCAGACCAAGGCGCTCCTCTATGCAGCTTGA
- a CDS encoding DUF86 domain-containing protein has protein sequence MQLEVRKCLYDIQQAATALREFTAGKTFADYTCEAMLRAAVERQFEIIGEALAQLARRDEEVAERAVNS, from the coding sequence ATGCAGCTTGAAGTCAGGAAATGTCTCTACGATATCCAGCAGGCCGCGACCGCACTGAGGGAATTCACCGCAGGCAAGACGTTCGCCGACTACACATGCGAGGCCATGTTGCGAGCCGCAGTCGAACGCCAGTTCGAGATCATCGGCGAGGCCCTCGCGCAGCTCGCTAGGCGCGACGAAGAAGTGGCTGAGCGAGCGGTGAACAGCTGA